The Candidatus Tumulicola sp. DNA window CCCGCCGTTCCAAGCCGATAATCATGATTTCTATCTCTCTGGCAGCATCGGCATCGTGTTGTTCCCCGAGGACGGAGCCAGCGCGGACGAACTGCTCGCGCACGTGGACGCCGCGATGTATCGCGCAAAAGAGGACGGTCGCAATCATTACAGTTTCTACAGCGAACAGATCGCCGCGCGCCTGCGAGAACGGCAGGCGATCCAAGAAGGCCTGCGCTTGGCGCTCGCGCGCGAGGAGCTGATCCTGCACTTTCAGCCGGTGGTGGACATCCTCACGCGGCGCGTCGTGGGCGCGGAGTCGCTGATACGCTGGAACCGGCCGGACGGTCCCGTCGCCGAGCCGGCGGAATTCCTCACGGTGGCCGAAGAGACCGGACTCATGATACCGATCGGTCAGTGGGTCCTGCGGGAGTCGCTGAAGCATTCGACCTGGCTGTGCGCAGGCCGGCCGGGCTTTCGGCTCAGCGTGAACCTGTCCACCTCACAGTTCCTAGATCCTGACTTCTTCGAACGTCTGACGAGTGCGTTGCACGAGACCGGCGCCGATCCGCGCAACCTCGCGATTGAGATCACCGAAAGCGTTGCGCTGCAGGATCCGGAGGCGGCACAGATCACGTTGAGCCGCTGCCGCGAGCTCGGCGTGCGCGTGGTGCTCGATGACTTCGGCACCTTTTACTCGTCGCTCGCATATCTCAAGAAGTTGCCGGTCGAC harbors:
- a CDS encoding GGDEF domain-containing phosphodiesterase, whose protein sequence is PPFQADNHDFYLSGSIGIVLFPEDGASADELLAHVDAAMYRAKEDGRNHYSFYSEQIAARLRERQAIQEGLRLALAREELILHFQPVVDILTRRVVGAESLIRWNRPDGPVAEPAEFLTVAEETGLMIPIGQWVLRESLKHSTWLCAGRPGFRLSVNLSTSQFLDPDFFERLTSALHETGADPRNLAIEITESVALQDPEAAQITLSRCRELGVRVVLDDFGTFYSSLAYLKKLPVDAIKIDRLFVHGLPDEHDDCAIVRLIIALCISLGREVIAEGVETEEQARWLTENGCSVGQGYLFGRPVPATQFSRPV